A genomic stretch from Ureibacillus composti includes:
- the rocF gene encoding arginase codes for MRKEISIIGVPMDLGQTRRGVDMGPSAIRYAGVSERLESLNYVVHDEGDIRVEIKERAQSDTESNLKNLKAVADGNEKLSQKVDEAIRSNRFPLVFGGDHSIAIGTLAGVSKHYKNLGVIWYDAHGDLNTAETSPSGNIHGMPLAVSLGIGHPTLTNIGGYCPKVKPENIVIIGARSLDEGERILIKENGIKVYTMHEVDRLGMTKVMEETISYLKERTDGVHLSLDLDGLDPEEAPGVGTPVAGGLSYRESHLAMEMLSESNIITSAEFVEINPILDEKNKTADVAVALMSSLLGDTLL; via the coding sequence ATGCGAAAAGAAATTTCAATAATCGGGGTACCAATGGACCTTGGGCAAACTAGAAGAGGCGTGGACATGGGACCAAGCGCTATCCGTTATGCAGGTGTGAGCGAAAGACTTGAATCCCTTAACTATGTAGTTCATGACGAAGGGGATATAAGAGTTGAGATTAAGGAAAGAGCTCAATCCGATACAGAAAGTAATTTAAAAAACTTGAAAGCGGTTGCAGATGGCAATGAAAAACTAAGCCAAAAAGTAGATGAAGCCATTCGTTCTAATCGATTTCCTTTAGTTTTTGGAGGAGATCACAGCATTGCGATTGGAACATTAGCTGGTGTATCAAAACATTATAAGAACCTCGGAGTTATCTGGTATGATGCGCACGGTGATTTAAATACGGCAGAAACTTCACCATCTGGAAATATTCACGGGATGCCATTAGCAGTGAGCTTAGGAATCGGGCACCCTACCCTAACGAATATCGGTGGGTATTGTCCAAAAGTTAAACCTGAGAACATCGTCATCATCGGCGCTCGCTCTTTAGACGAGGGAGAAAGAATACTAATTAAAGAAAACGGCATTAAAGTCTATACGATGCATGAAGTTGACCGTCTTGGTATGACAAAAGTTATGGAAGAAACGATTAGTTATTTAAAGGAACGTACAGATGGTGTACATTTATCGCTTGACCTAGATGGCTTAGATCCAGAGGAAGCACCAGGAGTAGGTACGCCTGTTGCAGGAGGTCTTAGTTACCGCGAAAGCCATTTAGCTATGGAGATGCTCTCTGAATCTAACATTATTACATCTGCGGAATTCGTAGAGATTAACCCAATATTAGACGAAAAAAATAAAACAGCGGATGTTGCTGTTGCCCTAATGAGCTCATTATTAGGAGACACATTACTTTAA
- a CDS encoding NAD(P)-dependent oxidoreductase: MAKKIGFIGLGTMGFPMAANLKKAGFEVIGFDAWKGVYEKAEAAGFTMVDTVKEVAELADEAVISMVRDYAQNVDVIFGENGILSAENTAGKTVIVMSTLSPDAMNELGARVESESGLKLISAAVSGGASGAAAGTLSIMTSGAEEIVKGFAPYFDAMGSNTFYYGAEAGNSQVAKLVNNMILGINMNALAEGLKLGAHYGLPQDEIISLLQVSTGDSWVARNWTDVSEWTADTALAVLQKDLKATYEESIKHNLEMPFNAFSSIQLFHSMGKERK, from the coding sequence ATGGCTAAAAAAATTGGATTTATCGGACTAGGAACAATGGGATTCCCAATGGCAGCAAACCTTAAAAAAGCAGGATTTGAAGTAATCGGTTTCGACGCTTGGAAAGGTGTTTATGAAAAAGCAGAAGCTGCAGGATTTACAATGGTAGATACTGTGAAAGAAGTAGCAGAACTAGCTGACGAAGCAGTGATCTCAATGGTTCGTGACTATGCACAAAACGTAGACGTTATTTTTGGCGAAAACGGTATTCTTTCTGCAGAAAACACTGCTGGTAAAACAGTAATCGTGATGAGTACTCTTTCTCCAGATGCAATGAACGAATTAGGTGCTCGAGTAGAATCTGAAAGTGGATTAAAATTAATCAGTGCTGCAGTTTCTGGTGGTGCTTCAGGTGCTGCTGCTGGTACTTTATCAATCATGACTTCAGGTGCTGAAGAAATCGTGAAAGGTTTTGCTCCATACTTCGATGCTATGGGTTCAAACACATTCTACTATGGTGCTGAAGCAGGTAACAGCCAAGTAGCTAAATTAGTAAACAACATGATTCTAGGTATTAACATGAACGCTCTTGCAGAAGGTTTAAAATTAGGTGCTCATTACGGTTTACCACAAGATGAAATTATTAGTTTATTACAAGTAAGTACGGGCGATAGCTGGGTAGCACGCAACTGGACTGATGTTTCTGAGTGGACTGCAGATACAGCACTAGCAGTATTACAAAAAGACTTAAAAGCTACTTATGAAGAAAGCATTAAACACAATTTAGAAATGCCATTTAACGCATTTTCTTCAATTCAATTATTCCATTCAATGGGTAAAGAAAGAAAATAA
- a CDS encoding amino acid permease translates to MGALENQTNELKRSMKARHLFMISLGGCIGTGFFLGSGYTIQQAGPTGAILSYLVGGLIMYLTMLCLGELSVAMPVSGSFQVYTTKFISPAIGFSVGWLYWLGWAVTVALEFLAAGQLMQRWFPTSPIWMWCLIFASSLFLLNALSTRAFAESEFLFSSIKVLAILIFIVLGGSAMFGLIDINNEQNAPLFSNYFAEGLFPNGVTALLITMITVNFSFQGTELIGIAAGESENPEKTIPKSIKQTVWRTLFFFVLSVFILAGLIPMNQAGVVESPFVVVLENIGIPYAADLMNFVILTALLSVANSGIYAATRMLYSLSQQGMASPKLGKVNKRGVPMNALLITFAIAGLSLLSSVIAAETVFLWLISLAGLGAQIGWIAITASHLAFRRRFIREGGKVEDLKFKAPLYPYLPMVALLANCIVMGSLAFDPTQRIALYCGGAFFLGCYGVYHFKVKKNQQSDIEEQEIQLVSDKKMVF, encoded by the coding sequence ATGGGAGCATTGGAGAACCAAACAAACGAATTAAAGCGTAGTATGAAGGCAAGACATTTATTTATGATTTCACTCGGAGGTTGTATTGGAACAGGGTTCTTCCTAGGCTCAGGTTATACGATTCAGCAAGCTGGACCAACTGGCGCTATTCTCTCCTACTTAGTAGGTGGACTGATTATGTATTTAACGATGCTATGTCTTGGTGAACTCTCTGTCGCCATGCCTGTCTCTGGTTCATTCCAAGTATACACAACGAAGTTTATTAGTCCGGCAATCGGTTTTTCTGTCGGTTGGCTTTATTGGTTAGGATGGGCAGTAACGGTTGCCCTTGAGTTTTTGGCTGCAGGTCAGCTTATGCAAAGATGGTTTCCTACCTCACCGATTTGGATGTGGTGTTTGATTTTTGCTTCTTCTCTCTTTCTATTAAATGCCTTATCCACTAGGGCATTTGCGGAATCAGAGTTTTTGTTTTCAAGCATTAAAGTGTTAGCTATACTGATCTTTATCGTACTTGGTGGATCTGCTATGTTCGGGCTTATTGACATAAACAATGAACAGAATGCCCCTCTGTTCTCTAATTATTTTGCTGAAGGTCTCTTCCCGAATGGTGTAACAGCACTGCTGATCACGATGATTACGGTTAATTTTTCTTTCCAAGGTACAGAATTAATTGGGATTGCTGCTGGAGAAAGTGAAAATCCAGAAAAGACAATTCCTAAGTCGATTAAGCAAACTGTTTGGCGTACACTTTTCTTCTTTGTTTTATCTGTTTTCATACTTGCCGGGCTGATTCCAATGAATCAAGCAGGAGTTGTGGAAAGTCCATTTGTTGTCGTTTTAGAAAATATAGGAATCCCTTACGCTGCTGATCTGATGAATTTCGTAATTCTGACAGCACTATTATCGGTGGCCAATTCTGGAATTTATGCAGCGACACGAATGCTTTACTCGCTTTCTCAACAAGGAATGGCAAGTCCTAAATTAGGTAAAGTGAATAAACGAGGCGTACCTATGAATGCTCTGCTTATTACCTTTGCAATTGCTGGCTTATCCCTACTTTCAAGTGTAATCGCTGCAGAAACGGTATTCCTTTGGTTAATTTCCCTTGCAGGTTTAGGTGCACAAATTGGATGGATTGCCATTACAGCTTCACATCTTGCATTTAGAAGAAGATTTATTCGTGAAGGTGGAAAAGTGGAAGATTTAAAATTCAAAGCCCCACTTTATCCGTACCTTCCGATGGTCGCATTATTAGCAAACTGTATTGTAATGGGCAGTTTAGCATTCGATCCAACGCAGCGAATAGCACTTTATTGTGGTGGCGCGTTCTTTCTCGGTTGCTACGGCGTTTATCATTTCAAGGTAAAGAAAAATCAGCAGTCGGATATAGAGGAACAAGAAATCCAATTAGTATCCGATAAAAAAATGGTCTTTTAA
- a CDS encoding DUF1904 family protein — protein sequence MPHLVIRGVSIEEMKRISKPLVGELAEICECGTDNFTFEVPHSTFVFDGEEIPSFPLIEVKWFERGRETRDRFAKSVTNHILSTGVDEVEVVFIPFSEPNYYINGKRVVD from the coding sequence ATGCCACATTTAGTAATTCGAGGAGTTTCAATTGAAGAAATGAAAAGAATCAGCAAGCCATTAGTAGGGGAACTTGCAGAGATTTGTGAATGCGGGACAGATAATTTTACGTTCGAAGTGCCGCATTCCACATTTGTATTTGACGGTGAAGAGATCCCTTCCTTTCCGCTAATTGAAGTAAAGTGGTTTGAACGTGGGCGAGAAACTCGCGACCGCTTCGCAAAATCCGTTACCAATCATATTCTGTCAACTGGAGTGGATGAGGTAGAGGTTGTATTTATTCCTTTCTCAGAGCCTAATTATTATATTAATGGCAAAAGGGTAGTGGATTAA
- a CDS encoding MFS transporter permease, whose product MNKKSKVMMSIAAAVVLVMIGKAFIFDEAVKGYLVTFFFVGAGLAMLRLFINGMIRKMKGKHIGVKIAFFAGLLSVGLPFQNWFRTDVLFAMSKTFIVPSVVVMVASVVLMTVVYGVIYERVRVPYLEEKHAA is encoded by the coding sequence ATGAATAAAAAATCAAAAGTGATGATGTCTATTGCTGCGGCAGTTGTATTAGTAATGATAGGGAAAGCGTTTATTTTCGATGAAGCAGTGAAGGGTTATTTAGTTACGTTCTTTTTCGTAGGAGCTGGATTAGCCATGCTACGTCTATTTATTAACGGAATGATTCGCAAAATGAAAGGGAAGCATATCGGTGTGAAAATTGCCTTTTTCGCAGGTCTATTAAGTGTAGGTTTACCGTTCCAAAACTGGTTCCGTACAGACGTGTTATTCGCCATGAGTAAAACGTTTATTGTTCCAAGTGTTGTTGTAATGGTAGCAAGTGTCGTCTTAATGACAGTCGTATATGGTGTCATTTATGAGCGAGTTCGTGTACCGTATTTAGAAGAAAAACATGCTGCTTAG
- the cobT gene encoding nicotinate-nucleotide--dimethylbenzimidazole phosphoribosyltransferase: protein MELLQQTIENIQAVDQEMMSKARERVDALSKPPQSLGKLEALAIQLSGITGELFPNIDQKAMIVMAGDHGVYDEGVTTNPQNVTVFQTLSFPRGLTGVCAIANITNAKVIPVDIGVKENLPTDAGVIIKKVKYGTDNMAKGPAMTREEAIQAIEVGIEVATEEIKKGINLLGTGEMGIGNTTPSAAILSVIHDCDPLEVTGFGAGVGAGGIEYKAEVIRKAIALNKPNPQDPLDILAKVGGLEIAGMAGVILAAAANRVPVVVDGYISTIAALIAYKLEPKVKEYVIPSHASEEPGAKIAAQLLDIEPMLHMNMRLGEGSGAALAFPILDAACSMMNNMATLEEAMLLLK from the coding sequence ATGGAATTATTACAACAAACAATCGAGAACATTCAAGCGGTAGATCAAGAAATGATGTCAAAAGCAAGAGAACGTGTTGATGCCCTTAGTAAACCACCGCAAAGTTTAGGAAAACTAGAAGCTCTTGCTATTCAGCTATCTGGGATTACGGGAGAGTTATTTCCTAACATCGATCAAAAGGCCATGATTGTGATGGCTGGAGATCACGGTGTTTATGATGAAGGTGTTACAACGAATCCGCAAAACGTAACTGTTTTTCAAACGTTAAGTTTTCCTAGAGGCTTAACAGGTGTATGTGCGATCGCAAATATTACTAACGCAAAAGTTATTCCAGTAGATATTGGTGTAAAAGAAAATCTTCCAACAGATGCTGGGGTCATTATAAAGAAAGTAAAATACGGTACTGACAATATGGCAAAAGGTCCCGCTATGACTAGAGAAGAAGCAATACAAGCAATTGAAGTTGGTATTGAAGTGGCAACTGAAGAAATTAAAAAAGGAATTAATTTACTTGGTACTGGTGAAATGGGGATTGGCAACACAACTCCTAGTGCGGCGATTTTATCAGTTATACATGATTGCGATCCACTTGAAGTAACAGGATTCGGTGCTGGCGTGGGTGCTGGAGGAATTGAGTATAAAGCTGAGGTTATTCGAAAAGCCATTGCATTAAACAAACCGAATCCACAAGACCCACTAGATATTTTAGCAAAAGTCGGTGGTTTAGAAATTGCGGGAATGGCTGGTGTCATCCTTGCTGCAGCAGCTAATCGCGTTCCAGTTGTAGTTGATGGCTATATTTCAACAATAGCGGCTTTAATTGCTTACAAACTTGAACCAAAAGTTAAAGAATATGTAATCCCCTCTCACGCGTCTGAAGAACCTGGTGCAAAAATTGCAGCTCAATTACTAGACATTGAACCGATGTTGCATATGAATATGCGTCTAGGTGAAGGTTCTGGCGCAGCGTTAGCTTTCCCTATTCTTGATGCTGCATGTTCGATGATGAATAACATGGCAACCCTTGAAGAAGCAATGCTACTTTTAAAATAA
- a CDS encoding DUF421 domain-containing protein: MDLNLIWQTILIFIVGTIFLRIGGRKTISQMTIPQTVMMIALGTLLIQPVTTKGLGATFVTAGVLVLSLILTEYIQLKFDKAETAISGKAVPVIQNGSLMENNLKKLRLTVDKLEERLRQVGVTSIQDVQYATLESNGLLGYTLKPEKQPATKEDIQNLMMLIQNGQLLNTNNQTQHNIFSETLNENSDDDLPKHLQ, translated from the coding sequence ATGGATTTAAATTTAATTTGGCAAACAATTCTAATTTTCATTGTAGGGACTATTTTTTTAAGAATCGGTGGAAGAAAAACGATATCTCAAATGACGATCCCTCAAACGGTGATGATGATCGCCCTCGGTACGTTACTAATCCAACCCGTTACGACTAAAGGGCTTGGGGCCACTTTTGTAACCGCTGGCGTACTAGTATTAAGTTTAATTTTAACTGAGTATATTCAATTAAAATTCGACAAAGCAGAGACAGCCATATCTGGTAAGGCAGTACCTGTTATTCAAAATGGCTCGTTAATGGAGAACAATTTAAAGAAGCTTAGATTGACCGTCGATAAATTAGAAGAACGATTGCGGCAAGTTGGGGTTACGAGTATTCAAGATGTACAATACGCCACTCTCGAATCTAACGGACTCTTAGGCTATACATTAAAGCCGGAAAAGCAGCCTGCCACAAAAGAGGACATTCAAAATCTGATGATGCTCATTCAAAACGGACAACTTTTAAATACGAATAACCAAACTCAACATAATATTTTCTCTGAAACGTTAAATGAAAATAGTGATGATGATTTACCGAAACATTTACAATAG
- a CDS encoding LysR family transcriptional regulator, with protein MDIRHLTYFIEVAKYKSFTKASQSLHLSQSTISKVVKGLEEELNVELIDRSAKQIELTEAGEIVFAEGEIIMESLNDLSTHLYDLMNLKKGKIKFGIPPIIGFLFFPKIIKGFNNLYPDIKIKIFEDDSRKVIQDVKEGTLDLGVVMLPVDEKEFDIVPFVNDELSLFVHTSHPLAQRDQVEIKELENESFILFNKSFAIHDIIIQECLRAGFRPEIAYESSQWDMIRGMINENLGISIFPKPIANIVDHEFIKAVQIVNPTFPWNLGFISKKKKYASPAVREFIQYISNITPSNYE; from the coding sequence ATGGATATACGTCACCTTACTTACTTTATAGAGGTAGCCAAATATAAGAGTTTTACGAAAGCTTCTCAATCCCTACATTTGTCACAGTCTACAATTAGTAAAGTGGTAAAAGGTTTAGAAGAAGAGTTAAATGTAGAACTGATTGACCGTTCAGCAAAGCAAATTGAATTAACAGAAGCAGGTGAAATCGTTTTTGCTGAAGGAGAAATCATTATGGAATCGTTAAATGATTTATCGACCCACCTATATGATTTAATGAACTTAAAAAAAGGAAAAATAAAATTTGGTATACCGCCAATCATCGGGTTTTTATTTTTCCCAAAAATCATTAAAGGGTTCAATAATCTGTACCCTGATATTAAAATTAAAATTTTTGAAGATGATTCAAGAAAGGTTATACAAGATGTCAAAGAAGGAACATTAGATCTTGGCGTGGTCATGCTACCAGTAGATGAAAAGGAATTTGATATTGTTCCCTTCGTTAATGATGAATTGTCGCTATTCGTCCATACTTCTCATCCATTAGCTCAGAGGGATCAAGTGGAAATAAAAGAATTAGAAAATGAATCCTTTATTCTATTTAATAAAAGTTTTGCTATTCATGACATCATTATTCAAGAATGCCTAAGAGCTGGTTTTCGTCCGGAAATTGCTTACGAGAGTTCCCAGTGGGACATGATCAGAGGAATGATTAACGAGAACTTGGGAATTTCAATTTTCCCAAAACCCATTGCAAATATAGTCGATCACGAGTTTATCAAGGCGGTTCAAATTGTGAATCCAACCTTCCCTTGGAATTTAGGATTTATTTCTAAGAAAAAGAAATACGCTTCACCTGCAGTTCGTGAGTTTATCCAATATATTTCAAACATAACGCCTTCTAATTATGAATAA
- a CDS encoding tryptophan-rich sensory protein — protein sequence MNRTKKSYINAVLLVITLMINFMGAIGLINGNSQKEVSDRYFTLITPAPITFSIWSVIYPLLIISIIVMIIKKNDSYYQKAVDEISELFWISCLMNIAWIISFSYLQIGTSVIFILLLLITLLLILQRVTKIHDGKHSLLPLTFGLYGGWLFIATIVNIAAWLVKIEWNGFGIPNMIWAISILIIAVAVVYTILSTNKNAVFPLPVAWAYLGIYLSLKSLNYRGEYDILQFVSLAGMIVLVVMAAIQFYRNGFAILPRD from the coding sequence ATGAACAGAACAAAAAAGTCCTACATCAATGCAGTACTTTTGGTGATTACTTTAATGATCAACTTTATGGGCGCAATTGGCTTAATTAATGGAAATTCACAAAAAGAGGTTTCAGATCGATACTTTACTTTAATCACACCAGCGCCGATTACTTTTAGCATTTGGAGTGTTATCTATCCGCTCTTGATCATTTCAATTATTGTGATGATTATAAAGAAAAATGATTCGTACTATCAGAAAGCTGTCGATGAAATTAGCGAGCTATTCTGGATTTCTTGCCTGATGAACATAGCGTGGATTATCAGTTTTTCTTACCTTCAAATCGGAACCTCGGTAATCTTTATTTTGTTACTCTTAATCACACTGTTACTTATTCTTCAGAGAGTTACGAAGATACACGATGGAAAGCACTCCTTACTGCCATTGACATTTGGATTATATGGAGGCTGGCTTTTTATTGCCACAATAGTGAACATTGCTGCGTGGTTAGTCAAAATAGAATGGAACGGCTTTGGAATCCCTAATATGATTTGGGCAATCTCCATTCTTATAATCGCGGTAGCTGTAGTCTATACGATCCTTTCGACTAACAAGAATGCTGTATTTCCTTTACCCGTTGCTTGGGCTTACCTTGGAATCTATCTGTCGCTTAAATCACTAAACTATAGAGGAGAATATGACATTCTTCAGTTTGTTTCCCTTGCAGGAATGATCGTATTAGTTGTCATGGCAGCAATTCAATTCTATCGAAACGGATTTGCCATATTGCCTAGGGATTAG
- a CDS encoding GntP family permease, translating to MTYLAGFVASNFAIFLLGSILAKYMDMGGATVSIANKILSIVGTKNPYNALVALFIISAVLTYGGINVFVIIFALVPMAKPIFQQLNISWKLVVIPIFGGTSTFTMTMLPGAPSMHNIVPSNALGTSLTAGALIGIVTTIAAIIFILVFMKIVLNRSLSKNEVFESRFAEIEKGKEEKRELPGFFISFLPILVLLATILIFTDVPYIIYIALILAILLSAIFFRKQIKDQKDLLSQGANESVGSTITTGSTIAFGSIATGVPAFNGIFSLIQSIPGPPVLSLMVGTGLIGAITASAVGAIGISITNFVPYYLELGLDPETIHRAVAIASVSLSIVPYSGFLLIFNKITGLTMKESFKNGFIAVCVTHWIAMVIVVIMAVMGLA from the coding sequence ATGACATACCTCGCAGGGTTTGTTGCATCGAACTTTGCAATCTTCTTATTAGGATCAATATTAGCGAAATATATGGATATGGGTGGCGCGACGGTTTCGATTGCCAACAAAATTCTGTCAATTGTAGGGACAAAAAATCCATATAACGCGTTAGTAGCTTTATTTATTATCTCTGCAGTTTTAACTTACGGTGGTATTAACGTATTCGTTATTATTTTCGCTTTAGTACCAATGGCTAAACCTATTTTCCAACAATTAAATATTTCTTGGAAATTAGTAGTCATTCCAATTTTTGGTGGTACATCTACCTTTACCATGACGATGTTACCAGGTGCTCCATCGATGCATAACATTGTACCATCAAATGCGTTAGGTACTTCACTAACAGCTGGTGCATTAATCGGTATCGTTACAACGATTGCTGCGATTATTTTCATCTTAGTATTTATGAAAATCGTGTTAAACCGCAGCTTAAGTAAAAATGAAGTATTTGAATCGCGATTTGCAGAAATTGAAAAAGGTAAGGAAGAGAAACGTGAACTTCCAGGTTTCTTTATCAGTTTCTTACCAATCTTAGTTTTATTAGCAACCATCTTAATCTTTACAGATGTACCTTATATCATCTATATTGCGTTAATTCTTGCCATTCTTTTAAGTGCAATTTTCTTCCGCAAACAAATTAAGGATCAAAAAGATTTACTTAGTCAAGGTGCTAATGAATCTGTTGGGTCAACAATTACAACTGGTAGTACAATCGCATTCGGTAGTATCGCGACTGGGGTACCAGCGTTCAATGGTATTTTCTCATTAATTCAATCGATTCCTGGACCACCAGTTCTTTCATTAATGGTAGGTACTGGTTTGATTGGTGCTATTACAGCATCTGCTGTAGGTGCAATCGGTATTTCAATTACAAACTTCGTACCATACTATTTAGAACTAGGCTTGGACCCAGAAACAATTCACCGTGCAGTTGCAATCGCATCGGTTTCACTTTCAATTGTTCCTTATTCAGGATTCTTATTAATCTTCAACAAAATCACAGGTTTAACAATGAAAGAATCATTCAAAAACGGTTTCATCGCTGTCTGTGTAACGCACTGGATTGCAATGGTAATTGTCGTAATTATGGCAGTAATGGGCTTAGCATAA
- a CDS encoding carboxymuconolactone decarboxylase family protein: MAEVDRYQRGLDIIKKYSLEGNDEISSVQQLRDAYRSLAPDLEELIVSFGFGDIYSREGLTDKERTIATLSGLTTLGAEPQLELHINNGLNIGLTPKQVVGAIVHMLPYAGFPRVLNALGVVKKVFTQRNVTIID; the protein is encoded by the coding sequence ATGGCAGAAGTAGATCGTTATCAAAGAGGATTAGATATTATTAAAAAATATTCTTTAGAAGGAAATGATGAAATTTCATCAGTACAACAACTTCGAGATGCATATAGAAGTCTTGCACCAGATTTAGAAGAACTTATTGTTTCATTTGGTTTTGGAGATATTTATTCACGTGAAGGGTTAACGGATAAAGAACGTACAATTGCTACACTTTCGGGTCTTACAACTTTAGGTGCAGAGCCTCAATTGGAATTGCATATCAACAATGGACTCAATATTGGCTTAACTCCAAAGCAAGTTGTTGGTGCAATCGTGCACATGCTTCCATATGCTGGTTTCCCTCGTGTTTTAAACGCTCTTGGCGTCGTTAAAAAAGTATTTACTCAACGAAATGTTACAATTATCGATTAA
- a CDS encoding VOC family protein, with amino-acid sequence MKIIVTSIFVNDQEKALKFYTETLGFAIKHDVPVGEFRWIALVSPDHPDGTELILEPNNHPAAEEYQKRLYEDGIPVTMFGVEDVNKEYERLLKLGVNFAVEPKEAGGVTIAIFDDTCGNYLQIIQQ; translated from the coding sequence ATGAAAATCATTGTTACGAGCATATTCGTAAACGATCAAGAAAAGGCACTAAAGTTTTATACTGAAACACTAGGCTTTGCAATAAAACACGATGTACCTGTCGGAGAATTTAGATGGATTGCCCTTGTTTCCCCTGATCATCCAGACGGTACCGAGCTGATACTCGAACCAAATAATCATCCAGCTGCTGAGGAATATCAAAAGAGATTATATGAAGACGGCATACCAGTAACGATGTTTGGTGTTGAAGATGTTAACAAAGAGTATGAAAGGTTATTAAAACTGGGAGTGAACTTTGCGGTGGAGCCGAAAGAAGCGGGAGGCGTCACAATAGCAATCTTCGATGATACATGTGGTAACTATCTGCAGATTATACAACAATAA
- a CDS encoding SDR family oxidoreductase — protein MNILIIGGTGRVGSHIVSFALQDKHQVTTLVRTPEKLQIKDGNLTILQGNVLNKEEIARAMRGIDVVISALNTDGGNTLSESMPLMIEAMENEGIKRIITVGTAGILQSRVSPDVLRYQSSESKRKITRAAEEHHKVYDLLQQSNLDWTIVCPTYLPDGEREGNYRIERNFLPENGVKISVPDTAEFTFSQITNNDFIRTRVGIAY, from the coding sequence ATGAATATTTTAATTATAGGTGGAACAGGACGAGTTGGGAGTCACATCGTGTCTTTTGCACTTCAGGACAAGCATCAGGTGACTACGCTAGTTCGCACGCCAGAGAAGCTTCAAATAAAAGATGGAAATTTAACGATTCTCCAAGGGAATGTTTTAAATAAAGAGGAGATCGCTCGTGCAATGCGCGGAATAGATGTGGTGATTAGTGCACTCAATACCGATGGGGGCAACACTCTATCAGAAAGTATGCCGCTTATGATCGAAGCGATGGAAAATGAAGGAATCAAAAGAATCATCACAGTAGGGACTGCCGGAATTCTGCAAAGTCGAGTGAGCCCAGATGTTTTGCGTTATCAGTCAAGTGAATCGAAACGTAAGATCACCCGTGCCGCCGAAGAACATCATAAAGTCTATGATCTGCTTCAACAATCAAACCTCGACTGGACGATTGTTTGTCCTACGTATTTGCCGGATGGGGAAAGAGAAGGAAACTATCGTATCGAACGTAACTTCTTACCGGAGAATGGGGTTAAAATTTCGGTGCCGGATACAGCAGAATTTACATTTAGCCAAATAACAAATAACGATTTTATTAGAACACGTGTAGGAATCGCCTACTAA